Below is a genomic region from Billgrantia tianxiuensis.
GGCGTTCCGGTCATGGGGCGCAATACCGCGCTGGGCGATGCCGTGACCACGGCGCTCATGTATCTGCGCCTGGAGCGCGCCGGAGTGCCGGACCGGTGCGAGGCGTAACTCCTCCAGCATCCTGCCGTACGCTGCGGTAGATCGCCGCGGCGTCGCCACTGAACCGAGGCGATGGTAGGATGGCCCCCGTCATCCACCATGCTCTGGCAGCCCGTGATCATGCAAGACGCCCTGACCTTCGACCCGCTCGCCGCCGCCCCTGCCACCGAGGCACACGCCGGGGCGCAAGCGGGCACCTCGCCGCTGGAGGCGCTCGACGCCAAGGGCCGGCGCGAATTCAACAAGTTGCAGAAACGCCTGCGCCGCCAGGTGGGCAACGCCATCATCGACTATGGCATGATCCACGAGGGCGACCGGATCATGGTCTGCCTGTCGGGCGGCAAGGACAGCTATACCCTGCTCGAGATCCTGCGCAATCTGCAGCGCAATGCGCCGGTGAATTTCTCGCTGGTGGCGGTCAACCTGGACCAGAAGCAGCCGGGTTTTCCCGAGCATGTATTGCCAGAGTATCTCGAGTCGATCGGCGTCGAGTACTACATTCTCGAGCGTGATACCTATTCCGTGGTCAAGGAGAAGACACCGGAAGGCAAGACCACCTGTGCGCTCTGTTCACGCCTGCGTCGCGGCTCGCTGTACGGTTTTGCCGAAGAGATCGGTGCCACCAAGGTGGCACTGGGTCACCATCGTGAGGACATCCTCGAGACGCTGTTCCTCAACATGTTTTATGGCGGCAGCCTGAAGGCCATGCCGCCCAAGCTGCTCTCCGACGACGGCAAGAACATCGTCATCCGACCGCTAGCCTACTGTCGCGAGGCCGACATCGCCGAGTTCGCACGGCTGATGGATTTTCCCATCATTCCCTGCAACCTGTGCGGCTCCCAGCCCAACCTGCAGCGTCAGGTGGTCAAGGAGATGCTGGCCGAGTGGGAGCGCAAGCATCCCGGGCGCATCGAATCGATGTTCAAGGCGGTGACCAACGTGGCACCCTCGCAACTGGCCGACCGCGAGCTTTTCGACTTCGAAGGGCTCGAGGCCAAGCAGGCCCGGCTGCGCGAGCGGCGCATCGATGCATTGGATGTTTCGCACGACAGCTGAGCCGATAGTCCACCCGAACAGTCCATCCGAACGGAAACCGCCCGGCATTTGGCCGGGCGGTTTCTTTCTGCTTGGTTGATGTCGCCAGGGCTCAGTGATCGTCCTGAGCCTGTGCCACCAGGGCCTCGAGATTGAGGATGTTGACCTCGCGACCGGATACCTCGACCAGCCCCTGTTGCTGGAAGCGGCCCAGGATACGGCTGACCGTTTCCACGGCCAGGCCCAGATAATTGCCGATATCGGCCCGCGACATGGAGAGGCGGAAGCTGTAGGGCGAATAGCCGCGGCGACGGAAACGGTCGGAGAGGCTGGAGAAGAAGCTGGCCAGGCGCTGGTCGGCGGTCTTGCGCGACAGCAGGCGCATCATCTTGCGATCGTCGCGCAGCTCCTTGCTCATGCTGCGATAGAGCTGACCGCGCAGCTCCGGCAGTTGTTCGGAGAGTGAATCGAGCCGGTCGAAGGGAATCTCGCACACGGTGGTGGTTTCCAGCGCGATCACGCTGCCGGGATAGACCTGTTCATCGATGCCGTCGAGGCCGACCAGCTCACTGGGCAGGTAGAAATTGGTGACCTGATCGTCGCCCGAGCCTTCGGTGGTGACCTGCTTGAGACTGCCGGAGCGTACCGCGAAGACGCTGTTGAAGGCGCTGCCTTGGCGGAATAGCGATTCGCCTTTCTTCAGTGGCGAGCGTCGCCGGATGATCGCATCGAACTGCTCCATGTCTTCGAGTTCCAGGGCCAGCGGCAGGCACAGTGAACTCAGGCTGCAATTCTGGCAGCGGGTTTCATGCAGCAATGAACGACGCTTGCCGAGCGCATTGGCCGCGTTGACCGGCATGCTCCACCTCCTGGATCTCATTCATGAAGGCATTATGGGCCATTATTGAAGTAGGTGAAATGCCCCTTGCGACCTTTGGCCGCAATAAAATTAGCATTCCGGGAACTTTCACCTCAGACGATGCGTGAGAAGCGGTCATCGGGCTTGAGCGGTAGACGTGCATCGAAGGCCATGGCCAAGTGACGGATCAGCAGCCGGCCGAGTGGTGTAGCCACTACGCGATGGCCCTCGATCAGCACCAGCCCGTCCCGCTGGGGCGTCTCCAGTCGCTCCAGTGCGTCTTCCAGGTAACGGGGAGCATCTATGCCGAACGTTTCGCTCAGTTCATCCAGGTCGAGCTTCATGTCGCACATCAGTTGCTCGATGGCATGCCGCCGGATGCGATCGTCGAAGGTCAGCCGAATGCCTCGTGCGGTGGGCAGATGGCTGGCATCCAGGGCAGCTTCGTAGTCGGCGAGATTGATGTGGTTCTGGGCATAGACGTCATCGACACAGGAGATGGCCGACACTCCCAGTCCCACCAGGTCGCACTGGGCATGGCTGGAATAGCCCTGGAAGTTGCGCTGCAGCGTGCCTTCACGCTGGGCGATGGCCAGGCTGTCGTTGCTGCGGGCAAAGTGATCCATGCCGATATGGACGTAGCCCGCTCCGGTGAGCATGGCGATGGTGGTGCGCAGAATTGCCAGCTTCTCCTCGGGGCCGGGAAGGTCCTCGGCTCGAATGTGACGCTGAGCCGTGAAGCGCTCTGGCATGTGGGCATAATTGAACACCGAGATTCGCGCCGGTGCCATGGCGATTACCTGTTCCAGGGTGGCGGCGAAGCTGTCTCGGGTCTGCAACGGGAGTCCGTAGATCAGGTCCAGATTGAGCGAGCGAAAGCCAAGCCGGTCGGCTTCGTCGAGCAGCGCCTCGGTGAGAATGCGTGGCTGGATCCGGTTGATGGCTCGCTGCACGCGTGGGTCGAGATCCTGGACGCCGAGGCTGAGGCGATTGAAACCCAGCGCCTGCAGGTGAC
It encodes:
- the ttcA gene encoding tRNA 2-thiocytidine(32) synthetase TtcA; this translates as MQDALTFDPLAAAPATEAHAGAQAGTSPLEALDAKGRREFNKLQKRLRRQVGNAIIDYGMIHEGDRIMVCLSGGKDSYTLLEILRNLQRNAPVNFSLVAVNLDQKQPGFPEHVLPEYLESIGVEYYILERDTYSVVKEKTPEGKTTCALCSRLRRGSLYGFAEEIGATKVALGHHREDILETLFLNMFYGGSLKAMPPKLLSDDGKNIVIRPLAYCREADIAEFARLMDFPIIPCNLCGSQPNLQRQVVKEMLAEWERKHPGRIESMFKAVTNVAPSQLADRELFDFEGLEAKQARLRERRIDALDVSHDS
- the hemN gene encoding oxygen-independent coproporphyrinogen III oxidase — its product is MSVPARCVHQAMADPFTWDAALLRRYDTHGPRYSSYPTIYSFSDDFDEQAYQAALARSNADGRPLSLYVHIPFCRKACHYCACNKIATKNAKVVEPYISRLDREMVLIRPHLDTRREVAQLHWGGGTPSFLSLDQMSDLIDRLDARFGLSNSRHRDYAIEIDPREADVFTLRHLQALGFNRLSLGVQDLDPRVQRAINRIQPRILTEALLDEADRLGFRSLNLDLIYGLPLQTRDSFAATLEQVIAMAPARISVFNYAHMPERFTAQRHIRAEDLPGPEEKLAILRTTIAMLTGAGYVHIGMDHFARSNDSLAIAQREGTLQRNFQGYSSHAQCDLVGLGVSAISCVDDVYAQNHINLADYEAALDASHLPTARGIRLTFDDRIRRHAIEQLMCDMKLDLDELSETFGIDAPRYLEDALERLETPQRDGLVLIEGHRVVATPLGRLLIRHLAMAFDARLPLKPDDRFSRIV
- the fnr gene encoding fumarate/nitrate reduction transcriptional regulator Fnr; amino-acid sequence: MPVNAANALGKRRSLLHETRCQNCSLSSLCLPLALELEDMEQFDAIIRRRSPLKKGESLFRQGSAFNSVFAVRSGSLKQVTTEGSGDDQVTNFYLPSELVGLDGIDEQVYPGSVIALETTTVCEIPFDRLDSLSEQLPELRGQLYRSMSKELRDDRKMMRLLSRKTADQRLASFFSSLSDRFRRRGYSPYSFRLSMSRADIGNYLGLAVETVSRILGRFQQQGLVEVSGREVNILNLEALVAQAQDDH